From Penicillium psychrofluorescens genome assembly, chromosome: 1, one genomic window encodes:
- a CDS encoding uncharacterized protein (ID:PFLUO_001257-T1.cds;~source:funannotate) — protein MSLNLTGPACGSYLNRRKGVLFLLIALGFLLFQLLPSSNLARSTAEVKPEFLWHSSYRDNPDKEYEDRIRDALKFIELVSVEHGDNKAIHKIWQVMLGTGDNTDDRGQDSHDLRDRNDDWDHEVLSTKWANWWLGAFLNLVPDLKFYWKSYPDEHLRADLLRYLVMWYHGGYYADLDVAPVVPIRDCPALQETAAQKNPKAHISLVVGVETDEPFETGAQWRGARKYGFIQYNLYAPRRFSPLLREVIVRVLSHTKQHFDRQRWFFGEFYDRYTQKMTHEITGPGVFTDAILDMLSENLPSTHPLIFQSTEAERQYTDNPHKRVTWAPFHGLQEPICVDDSESAAGKHTGGLCVLPASVWGASQPDANGPEACIDHRRNSNWKKSWFTPVTPVTD, from the exons ATGTCATTGAATCTGACCGGGCCTGCGTGCGGGTCTTATCTGAACCGCCGCAAAGGTGTCCTGTTCTTGCTGATTGCGCTGGGATTTCTCCTGTTTCAACTTCTCCCGTCCTCCAATCTTGCGCGGTCGACCGCGGAGGTTAAGCCGGAATTCCTCTGGCATTCCTCCTATCGCGATAACCCAGATAAGGAGTACGAGGATCGCATCAGGGATGCCCTGAAGTTCATCGAGCTGGTGTCCGTGGAGCACGGAGATAATAAGGCCATCCACAAAATATGGCAGGTCATGCTGGGCACCGGGGACAATACAGACGATCGCGGCCAGGATTCCCATGATCTTCGGGACAGAAATGACGATTGGGACCATGAG GTCCTCTCGACCAAATGGGCGAACTGGTGGCTCGGCGCATTCCTAAACCTGGTGCCGGACCTGAAATTCTACTGGAAATCTTATCCAGATGAACACCTCCGCGCCGACCTACTCCGGTACCTGGTGATGTGGTATCACGGCGGCTACTACGCAGACCTGGATGTCGCCCCGGTCGTCCCCATCCGAGACTGCCCGGCCTTGCAAGAGACAGCTGCCCAGAAAAACCCCAAGGCTCACATCTCGCTGGTCGTGGGTGTTGAGACCGACGAGCCATTCGAAACGGGGGCCCAATGGCGGGGGGCAAGGAAGTACGGGTTTATCCAGTACAACCTGTATGCGCCGCGTCGGTTCAGCCCCCTACTGCGCGAGGTGATCGTGCGGGTGCTGTCACATACGAAACAACATTTCGACCGACAGCGGTGGTTCTTTGGCGAGTTTTACGATCGCTACACGCAGAAGATGACGCATGAGATCACCGGTCCCGGCGTGTTCACCGACGCCATTCTGGACATGCTGTCGGAGAATCTGCCGTCGACTCATCCGCTGATCTTTCAGTCCACGGAGGCCGAGAGGCAGTACACCGACAATCCCCACAAGCGGGTGACATGGGCACCATTCCATGGACTGCAGGAGCCGATCTGTGTCGATGATTCAGAATCGGCGGCCGGCAAGCATACGGGCGGGCTGTGCGTACTTCCTGCTAGTGTGTGGggagccagccagccagatGCCAACGGTCCGGAGGCGTGTATCGACCATCGGCGGAACAGcaactggaagaagagtTGGTTTACGCCCGTGACGCCTGTGACGGACTGA
- a CDS encoding uncharacterized protein (ID:PFLUO_001258-T1.cds;~source:funannotate), translating into MSSTVRNHPLSNLSTVVYPGQNDLINTTDQAMDMDGMDIDSTADMLSLPTESSPAATAATATTWPTRTAEGIFRHVFLVDVTALYSCNPSELTILEAVHLHLDTRLRVGNLSDPIIPNPHQCCRLRIAIDTRSDDRGSALADIVFRLSAMQDMIRDGLGWFTGLPWEHKHFEVVVLRPR; encoded by the coding sequence ATGTCTTCGACGGTTCGGAATCACCCCTTGTCCAACCTGAGCACGGTCGTCTACCCCGGGCAAAATGACTTGATCAACACAACCGACCAGgccatggacatggacggAATGGACATCGACTCCACCGCAGACATGCTCAGCTTACCTACCGAATcatcaccagcagcaacagccgcaaccgcaacaaCATGGCCAACTCGCACCGCAGAAGGCATCTTTCGCCacgtcttcctcgtcgacgtaACAGCCCTCTACAGCTGTAATCCCAGCGAGCTCACCATCTTGGAAGCCGTGCATCTGCATCTAGACACCCGCCTGAGAGTGGGCAACCTGTCCGACCCCATCATCCCGAACCCGCATCAGTGCTGCCGCCTGCGCATTGCCATTGACACGCGCTCGGATGATCGGGGCAGTGCGCTGGCGGATATTGTCTTTCGGCTCTCGGCGATGCAGGACATGATTCGGGACGGGTTGGGTTGGTTCACTGGGTTGCCGTGGGAGCATAAGCATTTCGAGGTTGTGGTGTTGCGGCCGAGgtga
- a CDS encoding uncharacterized protein (ID:PFLUO_001259-T1.cds;~source:funannotate), producing the protein MAQTKKQHRRKKVGRRTARVLKRRSSGPLSDLTNGNLRQGVMPVSLDPLEKNIFEHHPLQSGYVFVPKGDVYITRHCRTRTKEAGQTVYVVWNNAAKRTRGIRVPSEIHDHVRESAAATASSRASAVQVRDAKDLSRARELLQAQFPLMPAASLETVLEHAFLKGSGRVGRTSRTTEERKAILAVEAHIRHTQTPYEKLLETGTERHEARKAVWGTVKGIKKAWAGAGAGAGAERTPEPLALRPAPVIDLTGDSDDDVSLAS; encoded by the exons ATGgcacaaacaaagaaacagCATCGCCGCAAAAAAGTCGGCCGGCGCACTGCCCGAGTCCTCAAGCGCCGCAGCTCGGGCCCGCTGTCTGATCTCACAAATGGCAACCTGCGTCAAGGGGTGATGCCCGTGTCTCTGGATCCGCTCGAGAAG AACATCTTCGAGCACCACCCGCTGCAGTCGGGGTATGTCTTTGTTCCCAAAGGCGACGTCTACATCACGCGACACTGTCGCACTCGGACGAAGGAGGCCGGGCAGACGGTCTATGTGGTCTGG AACAATGCGGCAAAGCGCACACGCGGCATCCGCGTCCCATCAGAAATCCACGACCACGTCCGAGAatccgccgccgcaacaGCATCGTCGCGCGCCAGTGCTGTGCAAGTTCGCGATGCGAAGGATCTTTCTCGCGCGCGGGAGCTACTGCAAGCCCAGTTCCCCTTGATGCCAGCTGCATCGCTCGAAACGGTTCTGGAGCATGCGTTCCTCAAAGGATCCGGGCGGGTCGGGCGGACGTCGAGGACGACGGAAGAGCGCAAGGCTATCCTCGCTGTTGAAGCGCATATTCGGCATACGCAGACGCCGTATGAGAAGTTGCTTGAGACGGGGACGGAACGTCATGAGGCTCGAAAGGCGGTTTGGGGGACTGTGAAGGGTATTAAGAAGGCGTgggctggtgctggtgctggtgctggggCGGAGCGGACGCCGGAGCCGCTTGCTTTGAGGCCTGCCCCTGTCATTGATCTGACGGGAGAcagcgatgatgatgttTCGCTGGCCAGTTGA
- a CDS encoding uncharacterized protein (ID:PFLUO_001260-T1.cds;~source:funannotate) produces MLVTYSPSITMLTMFSFEPQTPTKTPITASDSFHTPKLESSFFDPRVTWDTADPYASSPEFLRTPQKFGLRQHDHLQHHHHHHHHPDTTKRIRAVKPLPSVTEDETLGSAKSAASMQTPPPTSASRRKAPEFDQLEGLVSRDATPRTSTHLETPSRLLGASPSMFANLQSSPDLFQLASLDPTGSPFFPQQRLFWDQDLEQPVHDVPLLGTGMSANPTSNPSTNSLHIPQLPSIDSSMDLPDFSHPGFGIASAPPPTDAALFPAPFSTSPRRPSAKAEDPAMFLSSPARRFGGPPMTPEKKSFGRQPYHHQMEESRREELRRAQAPDGQSHGSFEEDEEEDDDCTPRGGRPGLTRSVTHSAIPSSSFSSYRPLSQGGIMASTSGIRKSPTKGRASPAKGMRPGTLARSNSLATGFPTRSQSVVLKVGRDGRAKAEMQPLSEASTGLTDPLRGMDLDGSATESEADPAEYSEYPALSRPESSYAYLDGGRPPLSRSDSDSRPLSKGSYASTAASSQSGRQSPWAGSSRGGTTRSTYRGSPEALKRTPRRHSSLLHSDSNYTRGSIASDSLPEPDSDHGDAQHALRQVLKDRSRGGRPATSGYGGRISRSSQSFAHLHSSPPHLGSDFDINPRQANVSPTTLTDPDLATPSTERHSNPSNATRCICNSMDNGGHLMIQCRDLPVSQYDLTTYWGRVRHAADISDPRTLLVSSAGLEQAKQLIASYKQNHVPAMTPELWRAKKVVDSTLHPDTGQPVLLPFRMSCYVITNLVVTAGMLTPGLQTTGTLLWQIGNQSLNVAINNANANKSTPLSMSQITKSYLMAVSASCSVALGLNALVPRLKRVSPNTKLILSRLVPFAAVASASALNVFLMRGEEIRRGIDIYPVLSDAERQKREEAGEDTTPQSLGKSKKAATIAVGETAISRILNATPIMVVPPLILVKLEKTQWLRARPRMVTPVNLGLILATSLFALPLALAAFPQRQAISVASLEEEFWERGGHDGMVEFNRGI; encoded by the exons ATGCTCGTTACCTACTCGCCATCAATCACCATGCTGACCATGTTCAGCTTCGAGCCACAGACCCCCACAAAAACCCCGATCACCGCGAGCGACTCCTTCCACACCCCCAAACTCGAGTCGTCCTTTTTCGACCCCCGAGTCACTTGGGACACCGCCGACCCCTATGCCTCGAGCCCCGAGTTCCTGCGAACCCCCCAGAAGTTCGGGCTGAGGCAGCATGaccacctccaacaccaccaccaccaccaccaccacccagacACCACCAAACGCATCCGCGCAGTGAAGCCGCTCCCCAGTGTCACCGAGGACGAGACTCTGGGCTCAGCCAAATCCGCTGCGTCAATGCAGACACCGCCGCCCACCAGTGCCTCGCGGCGGAAAGCCCCCGAGttcgaccagctcgagggGCTCGTCAGCCGGGACGCTACGCCGAGGACAAGCACCCACCTCGAAACCCCCAGTCGCCTGCTGGGGGCCTCGCCGAGCATGTTCGCCAACCTCCAATCCTCCCCCGATCTCTTTCAACTCGCCTCCCTAGACCCCACAggctcgcccttcttcccGCAACAGCGCCTGTTCTGGGACCAGGACCTGGAGCAGCCCGTCCACGATGTCCCTCTCCTCGGCACAGGCATGTCAGCCAATCCCACCAGCAATCCTTCGACCAATTCACTGCACATTCCCCAACTACCCTCAATCGATAGCTCTATGGATCTGCCCGATTTCAGTCACCCGGGCTTTGGGATCGCCTCAGCTCCGCCTCCTACAGATGCCGCCCTCTTTCCCGCCCCATTCTCCACGTCCCCTCGACGTCCCTCTGCGAAGGCCGAGGATCCAGCCATGTTCTTGAGCTCGCCCGCTCGCCGATTCGGTGGCCCCCCAATGACTCCAGAGAAGAAGTCGTTTGGCCGACAGCCCTACCACCATCAAATGGAGGAGTCGAGGCGGGAAGAGCTTCGCCGGGCACAAGCCCCGGACGGGCAGAGTCACGGCTCcttcgaagaagacgaggaggaggatgacgatTGCACGCCCCGCGGTGGCCGGCCAGGACTGACCCGGAGTGTGACCCACAGTGCCATccccagctcctccttctcctcctaTCGGCCTCTCAGTCAGGGGGGCATCATGGCCTCCACGAGCGGTATCCGCAAGAGCCCTACGAAAGGCCGTGCGTCACCGGCAAAAGGAATGCGGCCTGGCACCTTGGCTCGGTCCAACTCCCTTGCAACCGGGTTCCCAACTCGTTCGCAGTCGGTCGTCCTCAAGGTCGGCCGGGATGGCCGCGCAAAGGCTGAAATGCAACCGCTGAGTGAAGCGTCAACCGGCCTCACTGATCCTCTGAGGGGAATGGACCTGGACGGTTCAGCCACCGAAAGTGAGGCTGATCCGGCTGAATACTCGGAATACCCTGCTCTCTCTCGCCCTGAATCCTCCTACGCCTACCTGGATGGTGGCCGGCCGCCACTGTCCCGCAGCGACTCGGACTCTCGGCCTCTGTCGAAAGGGTCGTATGCCTCCACCGCGGCTTCGTCTCAATCCGGCCGCCAATCTCCCTGGGCGGGTTCCTCTCGTGGTGGAACGACCCGGTCGACCTATCGCGGGTCTCCAGAAGCTCTCAAGCGAACCCCGAGACGACACTCATCGTTACTCCATTCCGATTCAAACTATACGCGCGGCAGCATCGCCTCCGACTCACTCCCCGAACCCGACTCGGACCATGGCGATGCGCAGCATGCGCTCCGGCAAGTCCTCAAAGATCGCAGCCGGGGCGGCCGCCCTGCCACCAGCGGCTACGGGGGTCGAATCAGTCGTTCCTCGCAGTCGTTTGCACACCTCCACTCGTCGCCTCCGCATCTAGGGAGCGACTTTGATATCAATCCGCGGCAGGCCAATGTCTCGCCCACGACCCTCACCGATCCTGATTTGGCCACGCCCAGCACCGAACGCCATAGCAATCCCAGCAACGCCACCCGCTGCATTTGCAACTCGATGGATAATGGCGGCCACCTCATGATCCAATG CCGGGACCTACCCGTGTCGCAGTATGACCTGACCACCTACTGGGGTCGTGTGCGCCATGCGGCCGACATTTCCGATCCGCG GACCCTCCTCGTTTCATCCGCGGGTCTAGAACAGGCCAAGCAACTCATTGCTTCCTACAAGCAGAACCATGTCCCCGCCATGACACCCGAGCTGTGgcgggcgaagaaggtcgtCGATTCGACCCTGCACCCAG ACACCGGCCAGCCCGTGCTTCTCCCCTTCCGCATGTCCTGCTACGTGATCACCAACCTGGTCGTAACGGCCGGCATGCTCACCCCAGGCCTCCAGACAACGGGGACCCTCCTCTGGCAAATCGGCAACCAGTCACTGAACGTGGCAATCAAcaacgccaacgccaacaaATCGACCCCGTTATCCATGTCTCAAATCACCAAGTCCTACCTCATGGCCGTGTCAGCCTCCTGCTCCGTGGCGCTCGGTCTAAACGCCCTCGTCCCGCGCCTGAAGCGGGTCTCCCCCAACACCAAACTGATCCTCTCGCGGCTCGtccccttcgccgccgtcgccagcgCCTCCGCGCTGAACGTCTTCCTCATgcgcggcgaggagatccGCCGCGGAATCGACATCTACCCGGTCCTGTCAGACGCTGAGCGCCAAAAGCGCGAAGAAGCCGGCGAAGACACCACCCCGCAATCTCTCGGCAAGTCCAAAAAGGCTGCTACCATCGCCGTCGGCGAGACGGCCATCAGCCGCATTCTCAACGCCACCCCGATCATGGTCGTGCCGCCGCTTATCCTGGTGAAGCTTGAGAAGACGCAGTGGCTGCGTGCGCGGCCGCGCATGGTGACGCCTGTGAATCTGGGCCTGATTTTGGCCACGTCGCTGTTTGCGCTGCcgttggcgctggcggcgTTCCCGCAGCGTCAGGCTATTAGTGTTGCCAGTTTGGAGGAGGAGTTTTGGGAGCGCGGTGGGCATGATGGCATGGTGGAGTTTAATCGGGGCATTTGA
- a CDS encoding uncharacterized protein (ID:PFLUO_001255-T1.cds;~source:funannotate): protein MFELAPNGPLINVPREDVPSENPPSETNPKETEPNHEKETSKGKEPDPVTAEGNPAQLKETPKPDPASPTTTTTTTDTTSTTTSTTTTSTTTTDADKISPKESKTASDETEPNASEIPAPSTDGTTLSTQTQTPEGLLTYTGTIEPTSTSISTPASSSTSISAPTDTSSADAGSSSSGIASTKTKIAIAVPVSVVGLAIIIAVIFFYRRHKRRQRARRSSYNMAQPTTSTLLPGPGSASQLMVGPKLSTSEPAAVPTSQRNFSVPIAPQSRDASPRPVPAALIPGSARDLSSASNQDLNIPEGVAAAGVAAPAEHRRSTSGPQRSYKAMPGTSTSSRSPPLPSPQSPSSPRAPESPDARFRLRRGPTQRSGVSDVSDGEDGGERDLDDMSSVSSFDESSPRSPRGPNRFLRR from the coding sequence ATGTTCGAGCTCGCCCCCAATGGGCCTTTGATCAATGTTCCCAGGGAGGATGTTCCTAGTGAAAATCCTCCCAGTGAAACCAATCCCAAAGAGACGGAGCCTAATCATGAGAAGGAAACGAGCAAGGGAAAGGAACCAGACCCAGTGACAGCAGAGGGCAATCCAGCGCAACTGAAAGAAACGCCCAAGCCCGACCCTGCAAGCCCGACTACGACTACGACTACGACAGATACCACGAGTACAACTACATCAACTACAACTACGAGCACGACTACGACAGATGCCGACAAAATCTCTCCCAAGGAATCCAAGACAGCGAGCGACGAGACGGAGCCAAACGCATCAGAGATACCGGCCCCCAGCACCGATGGCACAACGCTCTCGACGCAGACGCAGACACCGGAGGGATTGTTGACTTACACGGGCACCATAGAAccaacctcgacctcgatCTCGACTCCAGCCTCAAGTTCAACCTCAATCTCAGCACCAACCGATACCTCGTCCGCAGACGCCGGCTCGTCCTCGAGCGGAATTGCCTCTACAAAGACCAAGatcgccatcgccgtccCAGTCAGCGTCGTCGGCCTAGCCATCATCATAGCCGTGATTTTCTTCTATCGTCGCCACAAGCGCCGCCAGCGCGCCAGACGATCTTCCTACAACATGGCCCAGCCCACCACCTCAACTCTCCTGCCCGGGCCGGGCTCCGCCTCCCAGCTCATGGTCGGGCCCAAGCTCAGTACGTCCGAGCCGGCGGCGGTACCGACCTCTCAGCGAAACTTCTCAGTCCCCATTGCACCGCAAAGCCGCGATGCCAGCCCGCGTCCCGTGCCCGCTGCCTTGATCCCAGGCTCGGCACGGGACCTTTCATCCGCGTCGAATCAGGATCTGAACATTCCAGAAGGTGTCGCTGCTGCGGGTGTAGCAGCTCCGGCGGAACATCGCCGGAGCACCTCTGGACCACAGCGCAGCTACAAAGCCATGCCTGGCACAAGTACATCATCTCGAAGTCCCCCTCTCCCTTCACCCCAATCTCCAAGTTCACCCCGTGCACCAGAATCACCGGATGCGCGCTTCCGACTACGCCGTGGACCGACCCAGCGGAGCGGTGTCTCCGATGTCTCCGACGGGGAAGATGGCGGCGAGCGAGATCTGGATGACATGTCGTCCGTCTCGTCGTTTGACGAAAGTAGTCCGCGCTCACCGCGCGGGCCGAACCGGTTTCTTCGTCGCTGA
- a CDS encoding uncharacterized protein (ID:PFLUO_001261-T1.cds;~source:funannotate), with protein sequence MPPFPVSELTISGFHDALRQQQTTCAAVVRAYLARIAEYDHTLKTLLCLNPDAEHIATQKDAETQSLLKRNDPFPRLHGVPIVLKDNFGTCSLPTTAGTKALANMRTREDSDVVAQLLRAGAIILGKTNLHEFALHGTTVSSLGGQTLNPYDLSRTPGGSSGGTGAALAANLALVGTGTDTNNSLRSPASACAIVGFRPTWGVVSTRGIVPVSETQDCAGPMARTVEDVRVVFNVMRDQTQTQTQTQSDPPSSGRKPRIGILDAYFGVEEADHQGTELQAENEEIQSIVRNALASFQAENKETVTLVPIAASSHEDWSFADLRENADTQRFEFKFFLDEFLQSPLIEHSDHRSLESIADSGNYHTQAVTAAFDAGLKDPVTFSRTSEAYRARLERIQALKKEVQRVFDENQLDALAYPHQRRLVVPTGGAAQAGRNGILAALTGRPAICLPGKIC encoded by the coding sequence ATGCCACCCTTCCCCGTCTCCGAACTCACCATCTCCGGCTTCCACGATGccctccgccagcagcagactACCTGCGCGGCCGTCGTGCGCGCCTACCTAGCCCGCATTGCCGAGTACGACCACACCCTCAAGACACTCCTCTGCCTCAATCCAGACGCAGAGCACATAGCCACCCAAAAGGACGCCGAGACTCAATCACTACTCAAGCGCAATGACCCATTCCCACGCCTCCACGGCGTGCCCATCGTCCTCAAGGACAACTTCGGCACTTGCAGCCTGCCAACCACCGCGGGCACCAAAGCGCTCGCGAACATGCGCACCCGCGAGGACAGCGACGTCGTGGCACAGCTCCTCCGCGCCGGCGCAATTATCTTGGGAAAGACGAATCTGCATGAATTCGCCCTGCACGGAACAACAGTCTCCTcgctcggcggccagacTCTCAATCCCTACGACTTGTCGCGCACGCCCGGCGGCTCGTCGGGTGGGACGGGtgcggcgctggcggcgaatCTGGCGCTGGTAGGGACGGGGACGGACACGAATAACTCGCTGCGGTCTCCGGCATCGGCGTGTGCGATTGTGGGATTCCGGCCAACGTGGGGGGTTGTCTCGACGAGGGGCATTGTGCCGGTGTCTGAGACGCAGGATTGCGCGGGGCCCATGGCGAGAACGGTGGAGGATGTCCGGGTGGTTTTTAATGTCATGCGAGACCAGACGCAGACGCAGACGCAGACGCAGAGCGATCCTCCATCCTCTGGGCGTAAGCCCCGGATTGGTATATTGGATGCATACTtcggagtggaagaagcagaccaCCAAGGCACGGAGCTGCAAGCCGAGAACGAAGAGATCCAATCGATCGTCCGCAACGCACTAGCCTCCTTCCAAGCGGAGAACAAGGAAACAGTAACCCTCGTGCCCATCGCGGCATCGAGCCACGAAGACTGGAGCTTCGCCGATCTCCGCGAAAACGCCGACACTCAGCGCTTCGAATTCAAGTTCTTCCTTGACGAATTCCTCCAGTCGCCGCTGATAGAGCACTCCGATCACCGCTCCTTAGAATCCATAGCCGATAGCGGCAACTACCACACCCAAGCCGTGACCGCTGCGTTTGATGCGGGACTGAAAGACCCAGTGACATTCTCGCGCACGAGCGAGGCATATCGCGCGAGATTAGAGAGAATCCAAGCCCTGAAGAAAGAGGTCCAGCGCGTCTTCGACGAGAACCAGCTTGACGCGCTGGCGTACCCGCATCAGCGGAGACTGGTTGTCCCCACGGGGggcgcggcgcaggcgggtCGGAATGGGATCTTGGCTGCTTTGACGGGGCGGCCTGCGATTTGTCTTCCAGGTAAGATTTGCTAG
- a CDS encoding uncharacterized protein (ID:PFLUO_001256-T1.cds;~source:funannotate), with the protein MDRPELLESPRKRQKTDDVPVNDVALSTDGAADKLPESVRSSEDAQALKEIEVGITEYVSVDNEGFSGILKKRYTDFLVNEILPSGEVLHLRATKDPNAKKSAEKTSNAAPETGAKAPQEQAEAAEPKEVKAEEFKVSEEDNALLVEYFGAENAAKIVALHQRAMTNSKTKPADLGKVMAAISDRDLRTKIHQAIRRIFNSQLESSTDAEGVLAITAAPSRNKRNAQGGGGRGGRPRDNRPNWEELGGQYLHFTIYKENRDTMEVISALARMLKMRPKGFEFAGTKDRRGVTAQRACVRHVHAHRLAGLNSNLRNVVVGDFEHQKHGLDLGDLKGNEFVITLRECEIPGVDLSDPQAAIAKASELVGSSLKNLHQRGYLNYYGLQRFGSFSARTDTVGVKMLQGDFKSACETVLQYSPHVLEAAKEGEASKALISTDDKSRAEAIHLFETGGNTHDALEKLPRKFSAESMLIRHLAHSENDYKGALQTIPRNLRLMYVHAYQSMVWNFAVGERWRLYGDRVVEGDLVIVHEHRDKDANTEVEAATVDADGEVIVVPEGENSAFAPEDMFTRARALTADEAASGEYSIFDIVLPLPGFDIIYPTNQLTDFYRRFMGSEQGGHLDPLDMRRSWRDISLSGSYRKIFSRMGSDFSFDVKLYSDDNEQFVQTDLEKLKHGDKDAPVSSEVAGDKLAVVLKFQLASSQYATMALRELTKGKVKAYKPDLGGGR; encoded by the exons ATGGACAGGCCAGAGCTGTTGGAGTCGCCCCGAAAGCGGCAGAAGACGGATGATGTACCCGTAAATGACGTTGCCCTGTCAACCGACGGTGCCGCAGACAAGCTCCCAGAGAGTGTGCGGTCCAGCGAAGATGCCCAGGCAttgaaggagatcgaggTGGGAATCACCGAGTATGTGAGCGTCGACAATGAGGGCTTCTCGGGGATTCTGAAGAAAAG ATACACCGATTTCCTGGTCAACGAGATCCTGCCCTCTGGCGAAGTTCTCCACCTCCGAGCCACGAAAGACCCAAATGCGAAGAAAAGCGCTGAGAAGACATCCAATGCTGCACCGGAAACTGGAGCTAAGGCTCCCCAAGAGCAAGCGGAAGCGGCCGAACCCAAAGAGGTCAAAGCGGAAGAGTTCAaggtgtcggaggaggacAATGCTCTTTTGGTGGAATACTTCGGTGCTGAAAATGCCGCGAAGATTGTGGCACTCCACCAGCGTGCCATGACAAACTCCAAAACCAAGCCTGCGGACCTGGGCAAGGTCATGGCGGCCATCTCTGACCGCGACTTGCGCACCAAGATCCACCAGGCCATTCGCCGCATCTTTAACTCGCAGCTGGAGTCTAGTACCGACGCTGAAGGGGTGCTGGCTATCACTGCCGCTCCCAGTCGCAACAAGCGCAATGCTCagggcggcggtgggcgcgGTGGACGTCCCCGAGACAACCGGCCGAATTGGGAAGAGCTCGGCGGCCAGTATCTGCACTTCACCATCTACAAGGAGAACCGAGATACCATGGAGGTGATCTCCGCTCTGGCGCGCATGCTCAAGATGAGACCCAAGGGCTTCGAGTTTGCGGGTACCAAGGACCGACGAGGCGTGACCGCGCAGCGCGCCTGCGTTCGTCACGTCCATGCCCATCGTCTTGCGGGTCTGAACTCGAACCTCCGCAATGTTGTGGTGGGTGACTTTGAGCACCAGAAACACGGTCTTGATCTGGGTGATCTCAAGGGAAATGAGTTTGTGATTACTCTCCGCGAATGCGAAATCCCCGGCGTGGATCTCAGCGATCCACAGGCTGCTATCGCCAAGGCATCGGAGCTTGTTGGCTCGTCGTTGAAGAATCTTCACCAGCGGGGATACCTCAACTACTACGGCTTGCAGCGATTCGGAAGCTTCTCGGCTCGAACAGACACAGTCGGTGTCAAAATGCTTCAGGGAGACTTCAAGAGCGCCTGCGAAACTGTTCTGCAATACAGCCCTCATGTCCTCGAAGCGGCCAAGGAAGGCGAGGCCTCTAAGGCCCTGATCAGCACCGACGACAAGTCCCGTGCCGAAGCCATCCACCTCTTCGAAACCGGCGGAAACACCCATGATGCACTGGAGAAGCTCCCGCGGAAGTTCTCCGCCGAATCCATGCTGATCCGCCACTTGGCCCATTCCGAGAACGACTACAAGGGAGCACTGCAGACCATCCCACGCAATCTGCGGCTGATGTACGTGCACGCGTACCAGTCCATGGTCTGGAACTTCGCCGTTGGAGAGCGCTGGCGGCTGTACGGTGACCGCGTAGTGGAAGGCGATCTGGTCATTGTGCACGAGCACCGCGACAAGGACGCCAACACTGAAGTCGAGGCTGCCACCGTCGATGCGGACGGTGAGGTCATCGTGGTCCCCGAAGGCGAGAACAGCGCTTTCGCACCCGAAGACATGTTCACGCGCGCGCGAGCCTTGACCGCCGACGAAgccgccagcggcgagtACTCCATCTTTGACATTGTGCTGCCCCTGCCGGGCTTTGATATTATTTATCCCACCAACCAGCTGACGGACTTTTACCGTCGCTTCATGGGGAGCGAGCAGGGCGGACACCTCGATCCGCTCGACATGCGCCGCAGCTGGAGGGATATCAGTCTGAGCGGCAGCTACCGCAAGATCTTCAGCCGCATGGGATCGGACTTTTCCTTTGATGTCAAGCTGTACTCGGATGACAACGAGCAGTTTGTCCAGACAGACCTCGAGAAACTGAAACACGGTGACAAGGATGCCCCCGTTTCTTCTGAAGTGGCTGGTGATAAGCTTGCCGTTGTGCTGAAGTTCCAGCTGGCTTCGAGCCAGTACGCTACCATGGCTCTCCGAGAATTGACCAAGGGGAAGGTCAAGGCATACAAGCCTGACCTGGGCGGTGGAAGATAG